One part of the Larimichthys crocea isolate SSNF chromosome XIX, L_crocea_2.0, whole genome shotgun sequence genome encodes these proteins:
- the rpgrb gene encoding retinitis pigmentosa GTPase regulator b isoform X4 gives MAGETEDEIPESGAVFTFGKSKFADNVPSKFWLKNDTPLKIACGDEHTALITENGKLFMFGSNNWGQLGLGSKVTVNKPTCVKALKSEKVQLVACGRNHTLICTAQGKVFASGGNSEGQLGLGDCEERTAFKRIDVFDSHGPIKMLAAGSNTSAALTESGKLFMWGDNTEGQIGLGKESHASSPQEVSVGRPISWVSCGYYHSALVTVDGALYTFGERDSGKLGLGTDQLQRHRVPQLVKSIKEPVIQVACGGGHTLALTEDDVFTFGLGQFGQLGHGTFSFESRLPRPVEHFKKGRVCQVACGENHSAVITDGGLLYTFGDGRHGKLGLGEENFTNQFKPTLCPRFLKYNVQAATCGGCHMVVLARPRDESCNDVSLEEDDMTEDYLEKPYVELLGGTADSSTLQRSLSARVRRREREKSPDQFGTMFRTLPAMMPGYLHPPLPISSQTIPPRLPPPELTHRKVLNGTHQHRSAGSNQQGQTGGETDSVVESLTDADSVKGLGDTTDFLNMTHVMKMDPGDKSLTLSPVQKMWSKGEEEGEEDDEGEKEEDNVDEEEEEEEEEEEEEDNDTSAETEGPSSSFDDSTEKPTEETQSPKPEELKEESIPDGEQKAEITEQPDTTGQEKKDDGTKPANGTTESNSKSQSGANKKLSLFRRLSSSRSKQTDRDQTPAEAATRGDAAVQGAPPSAAAAAGSGDTEANGGGAQQRPLPSGARGPRSGACTIL, from the exons ATGGCAGGGGAGACCGAGGACGAGATACCAG aatcAGGAGCGGTTTTCACTTTCGGAAAGAGCAAGTTTGCCGACAACGTTCCCAGTAAATTCTGGCTCAAAAATGACACCCCCTTAAAAATAGCCTGCGGGGACGAGCATACCGCCTTAATAACAG AAAATGGGAAACTCTTCATGTTTGGCAGCAACAACTGGGGCCAGCTTGGTCTGGGATCCAAAGTGACTGTGAACAAGCCCACTTGTGTCAAAG CTCTGAAGTCAGAGAAAGTCCAGCTTGTGGCCTGTGGAAGAAACCACACTCTCATCTGCACAG CTCAGGGAAAAGTGTTCGCCTCAGGCGGGAACAGTGAGGGTCAGCTGGGGCTCGGTGACTGCGAGGAGAGGACGGCCTTCAAGAGGATCGACGTCTTTGACTCACATGGACCAATCAAAATGCTCGCTGCCGGTTCAAACACCTCCGCCGCTCTCACAG agAGCGGTAAACTGTTCATGTGGGGCGACAACACGGAGGGTCAGATCGGTCTGGGGAAGGAGAGCCACGCCTCCTCGCCGCAGGAAGTCAGCGTGGGACGACCAATCAGCTGGGTGTCCTGTGGATACTACCACTCTGCCTTAGTGACAG tCGACGGAGCTCTGTACACGTTCGGAGAGCGCGACAGTGGTAAGCTGGGTCTGGGCACCGACCAACTGCAGCGACACCGAGTCCCTCAGCTGGTGAAGAGCATCAAGGAGCCGGTGATACAGGTGGCCTGCGGAGGTGGACACACGTTGGCACTCAcag AGGATGACGTCTTCACGTTCGGTCTCGGTCAGTTCGGACAGCTCGGTCATGGGACGTTCAGCTTCGAGTCGCGGCTGCCGCGGCCCGTCGAGCACTTCAAGAAGGGCCGGGTGTGTCAGGTGGCCTGTGGTGAAAACCACAGCGCTGTCATcacag ACGGCGGTTTGCTGTACACGTTTGGAGACGGCAGACACGGGAAACTGGGCCTGGGAGAAGAAAACTTCACCAACCAGTTTAAACCGACTCTGTGTCCACGCTTCCTCAAGTATAACGTTCAGGCA GCCACGTGCGGCGGCTGTCACATGGTGGTGTTGGCTCGGCCGCGAGACGAGAGCTGCAACGACGTGAGCCTGGAGGAAGACGACATGACAGAAGACTACCTGGAGAAGCCGTACGTGGAGCTGCTAGGGGGGACAGCCGACTCCTCCACCCTGCAGAGGAGCCTCTCTGCTCGGGTTcgcaggagagagagg GAGAAATCTCCGGACCAGTTCGGCACCATGTTCCGCACGCTGCCCGCTATGATGCCCGGCTACCTCCACCCGCCGCTGCCCATCTCCAGTCAGACCATCCCGCCGAGACTGCCTCCGCCCGAGCTGACCCACAGAAAGGTGCTCAACGGCACTCACCAACACAGGAGCGCAGGGTCAAACCAGCAGG GGCAGACAGGCGGCGAGACAGACAGCGTTGTGGAGAGCCTGACCGACGCCGACAGCGTTAAAGGGCTGGGAGACACGACGGACTTCCTCAACATG ACACACGTGATGAAGATGGACCCCGGCGATAAATCGCTCACCCTGTCTCCGGTTCAGAAG ATGTGGAGCAaaggtgaagaggaaggagaggaagatgacgaaggagagaaagaagaggacaatgttgacgaagaagaagaggaggaggaggaggaggaggaagaagaggataaTGACACGTCAGCTGAGACGGAGGGACCGTCCTCGAGTTTCGACGACTCGACTGAGAAACCAACGGAGGAGACTCAGAGTCCT AAGCCTGAAGAGCTGAAAGAAGAGTCCATACCTGATGGGGAGCAGAAAG CTGAAATCACGGAACAGCCCGACACTACAGgtcaagaaaagaaagatgacgGCACCAAACCAGCCAATGGGACGACAGAAAGCAACTCCAAAAGCCAATCAGGCGCCAACAAAAAG ctctctctcttcagaCGGCTGTCCTCCTCTAGGTCGAAGCAGACCGACAGGGACCAAACCCCAGCGGAGGCTGCCACCCGCGGGGATGCAGCCGTCCAGGGAGCGCcgccctctgctgctgctgctgctgggagcgGCGACACAGAGGCGAACGGAGGCGGAGCACAGCAAAGACCTCTACCATCTGGAGCCCGGGGGCCTCGCTCTGGTGCTTGCACAATACTGTGA
- the rpgrb gene encoding retinitis pigmentosa GTPase regulator b isoform X5, giving the protein MAGETEDEIPESGAVFTFGKSKFADNVPSKFWLKNDTPLKIACGDEHTALITENGKLFMFGSNNWGQLGLGSKVTVNKPTCVKALKSEKVQLVACGRNHTLICTAQGKVFASGGNSEGQLGLGDCEERTAFKRIDVFDSHGPIKMLAAGSNTSAALTESGKLFMWGDNTEGQIGLGKESHASSPQEVSVGRPISWVSCGYYHSALVTVDGALYTFGERDSGKLGLGTDQLQRHRVPQLVKSIKEPVIQVACGGGHTLALTEDDVFTFGLGQFGQLGHGTFSFESRLPRPVEHFKKGRVCQVACGENHSAVITDGGLLYTFGDGRHGKLGLGEENFTNQFKPTLCPRFLKYNVQAATCGGCHMVVLARPRDESCNDVSLEEDDMTEDYLEKPYVELLGGTADSSTLQRSLSARVRRREREKSPDQFGTMFRTLPAMMPGYLHPPLPISSQTIPPRLPPPELTHRKVLNGTHQHRSAGSNQQGQTGGETDSVVESLTDADSVKGLGDTTDFLNMTHVMKMDPGDKSLTLSPVQKMWSKGEEEGEEDDEGEKEEDNVDEEEEEEEEEEEEEDNDTSAETEGPSSSFDDSTEKPTEETQSPPEELKEESIPDGEQKAEITEQPDTTGQEKKDDGTKPANGTTESNSKSQSGANKKLSLFRRLSSSRSKQTDRDQTPAEAATRGDAAVQGAPPSAAAAAGSGDTEANGGGAQQRPLPSGARGPRSGACTIL; this is encoded by the exons ATGGCAGGGGAGACCGAGGACGAGATACCAG aatcAGGAGCGGTTTTCACTTTCGGAAAGAGCAAGTTTGCCGACAACGTTCCCAGTAAATTCTGGCTCAAAAATGACACCCCCTTAAAAATAGCCTGCGGGGACGAGCATACCGCCTTAATAACAG AAAATGGGAAACTCTTCATGTTTGGCAGCAACAACTGGGGCCAGCTTGGTCTGGGATCCAAAGTGACTGTGAACAAGCCCACTTGTGTCAAAG CTCTGAAGTCAGAGAAAGTCCAGCTTGTGGCCTGTGGAAGAAACCACACTCTCATCTGCACAG CTCAGGGAAAAGTGTTCGCCTCAGGCGGGAACAGTGAGGGTCAGCTGGGGCTCGGTGACTGCGAGGAGAGGACGGCCTTCAAGAGGATCGACGTCTTTGACTCACATGGACCAATCAAAATGCTCGCTGCCGGTTCAAACACCTCCGCCGCTCTCACAG agAGCGGTAAACTGTTCATGTGGGGCGACAACACGGAGGGTCAGATCGGTCTGGGGAAGGAGAGCCACGCCTCCTCGCCGCAGGAAGTCAGCGTGGGACGACCAATCAGCTGGGTGTCCTGTGGATACTACCACTCTGCCTTAGTGACAG tCGACGGAGCTCTGTACACGTTCGGAGAGCGCGACAGTGGTAAGCTGGGTCTGGGCACCGACCAACTGCAGCGACACCGAGTCCCTCAGCTGGTGAAGAGCATCAAGGAGCCGGTGATACAGGTGGCCTGCGGAGGTGGACACACGTTGGCACTCAcag AGGATGACGTCTTCACGTTCGGTCTCGGTCAGTTCGGACAGCTCGGTCATGGGACGTTCAGCTTCGAGTCGCGGCTGCCGCGGCCCGTCGAGCACTTCAAGAAGGGCCGGGTGTGTCAGGTGGCCTGTGGTGAAAACCACAGCGCTGTCATcacag ACGGCGGTTTGCTGTACACGTTTGGAGACGGCAGACACGGGAAACTGGGCCTGGGAGAAGAAAACTTCACCAACCAGTTTAAACCGACTCTGTGTCCACGCTTCCTCAAGTATAACGTTCAGGCA GCCACGTGCGGCGGCTGTCACATGGTGGTGTTGGCTCGGCCGCGAGACGAGAGCTGCAACGACGTGAGCCTGGAGGAAGACGACATGACAGAAGACTACCTGGAGAAGCCGTACGTGGAGCTGCTAGGGGGGACAGCCGACTCCTCCACCCTGCAGAGGAGCCTCTCTGCTCGGGTTcgcaggagagagagg GAGAAATCTCCGGACCAGTTCGGCACCATGTTCCGCACGCTGCCCGCTATGATGCCCGGCTACCTCCACCCGCCGCTGCCCATCTCCAGTCAGACCATCCCGCCGAGACTGCCTCCGCCCGAGCTGACCCACAGAAAGGTGCTCAACGGCACTCACCAACACAGGAGCGCAGGGTCAAACCAGCAGG GGCAGACAGGCGGCGAGACAGACAGCGTTGTGGAGAGCCTGACCGACGCCGACAGCGTTAAAGGGCTGGGAGACACGACGGACTTCCTCAACATG ACACACGTGATGAAGATGGACCCCGGCGATAAATCGCTCACCCTGTCTCCGGTTCAGAAG ATGTGGAGCAaaggtgaagaggaaggagaggaagatgacgaaggagagaaagaagaggacaatgttgacgaagaagaagaggaggaggaggaggaggaggaagaagaggataaTGACACGTCAGCTGAGACGGAGGGACCGTCCTCGAGTTTCGACGACTCGACTGAGAAACCAACGGAGGAGACTCAGAGTCCT CCTGAAGAGCTGAAAGAAGAGTCCATACCTGATGGGGAGCAGAAAG CTGAAATCACGGAACAGCCCGACACTACAGgtcaagaaaagaaagatgacgGCACCAAACCAGCCAATGGGACGACAGAAAGCAACTCCAAAAGCCAATCAGGCGCCAACAAAAAG ctctctctcttcagaCGGCTGTCCTCCTCTAGGTCGAAGCAGACCGACAGGGACCAAACCCCAGCGGAGGCTGCCACCCGCGGGGATGCAGCCGTCCAGGGAGCGCcgccctctgctgctgctgctgctgggagcgGCGACACAGAGGCGAACGGAGGCGGAGCACAGCAAAGACCTCTACCATCTGGAGCCCGGGGGCCTCGCTCTGGTGCTTGCACAATACTGTGA
- the rpgrb gene encoding retinitis pigmentosa GTPase regulator b isoform X3 produces MAGETEDEIPESGAVFTFGKSKFADNVPSKFWLKNDTPLKIACGDEHTALITENGKLFMFGSNNWGQLGLGSKVTVNKPTCVKALKSEKVQLVACGRNHTLICTAQGKVFASGGNSEGQLGLGDCEERTAFKRIDVFDSHGPIKMLAAGSNTSAALTESGKLFMWGDNTEGQIGLGKESHASSPQEVSVGRPISWVSCGYYHSALVTVDGALYTFGERDSGKLGLGTDQLQRHRVPQLVKSIKEPVIQVACGGGHTLALTEDDVFTFGLGQFGQLGHGTFSFESRLPRPVEHFKKGRVCQVACGENHSAVITDGGLLYTFGDGRHGKLGLGEENFTNQFKPTLCPRFLKYNVQAATCGGCHMVVLARPRDESCNDVSLEEDDMTEDYLEKPYVELLGGTADSSTLQRSLSARVRRREREKSPDQFGTMFRTLPAMMPGYLHPPLPISSQTIPPRLPPPELTHRKVLNGTHQHRSAGSNQQGQTGGETDSVVESLTDADSVKGLGDTTDFLNMTHVMKMDPGDKSLTLSPVQKMWSKGEEEGEEDDEGEKEEDNVDEEEEEEEEEEEEEDNDTSAETEGPSSSFDDSTEKPTEETQSPPEELKEESIPDGEQKAAEITEQPDTTGQEKKDDGTKPANGTTESNSKSQSGANKKLSLFRRLSSSRSKQTDRDQTPAEAATRGDAAVQGAPPSAAAAAGSGDTEANGGGAQQRPLPSGARGPRSGACTIL; encoded by the exons ATGGCAGGGGAGACCGAGGACGAGATACCAG aatcAGGAGCGGTTTTCACTTTCGGAAAGAGCAAGTTTGCCGACAACGTTCCCAGTAAATTCTGGCTCAAAAATGACACCCCCTTAAAAATAGCCTGCGGGGACGAGCATACCGCCTTAATAACAG AAAATGGGAAACTCTTCATGTTTGGCAGCAACAACTGGGGCCAGCTTGGTCTGGGATCCAAAGTGACTGTGAACAAGCCCACTTGTGTCAAAG CTCTGAAGTCAGAGAAAGTCCAGCTTGTGGCCTGTGGAAGAAACCACACTCTCATCTGCACAG CTCAGGGAAAAGTGTTCGCCTCAGGCGGGAACAGTGAGGGTCAGCTGGGGCTCGGTGACTGCGAGGAGAGGACGGCCTTCAAGAGGATCGACGTCTTTGACTCACATGGACCAATCAAAATGCTCGCTGCCGGTTCAAACACCTCCGCCGCTCTCACAG agAGCGGTAAACTGTTCATGTGGGGCGACAACACGGAGGGTCAGATCGGTCTGGGGAAGGAGAGCCACGCCTCCTCGCCGCAGGAAGTCAGCGTGGGACGACCAATCAGCTGGGTGTCCTGTGGATACTACCACTCTGCCTTAGTGACAG tCGACGGAGCTCTGTACACGTTCGGAGAGCGCGACAGTGGTAAGCTGGGTCTGGGCACCGACCAACTGCAGCGACACCGAGTCCCTCAGCTGGTGAAGAGCATCAAGGAGCCGGTGATACAGGTGGCCTGCGGAGGTGGACACACGTTGGCACTCAcag AGGATGACGTCTTCACGTTCGGTCTCGGTCAGTTCGGACAGCTCGGTCATGGGACGTTCAGCTTCGAGTCGCGGCTGCCGCGGCCCGTCGAGCACTTCAAGAAGGGCCGGGTGTGTCAGGTGGCCTGTGGTGAAAACCACAGCGCTGTCATcacag ACGGCGGTTTGCTGTACACGTTTGGAGACGGCAGACACGGGAAACTGGGCCTGGGAGAAGAAAACTTCACCAACCAGTTTAAACCGACTCTGTGTCCACGCTTCCTCAAGTATAACGTTCAGGCA GCCACGTGCGGCGGCTGTCACATGGTGGTGTTGGCTCGGCCGCGAGACGAGAGCTGCAACGACGTGAGCCTGGAGGAAGACGACATGACAGAAGACTACCTGGAGAAGCCGTACGTGGAGCTGCTAGGGGGGACAGCCGACTCCTCCACCCTGCAGAGGAGCCTCTCTGCTCGGGTTcgcaggagagagagg GAGAAATCTCCGGACCAGTTCGGCACCATGTTCCGCACGCTGCCCGCTATGATGCCCGGCTACCTCCACCCGCCGCTGCCCATCTCCAGTCAGACCATCCCGCCGAGACTGCCTCCGCCCGAGCTGACCCACAGAAAGGTGCTCAACGGCACTCACCAACACAGGAGCGCAGGGTCAAACCAGCAGG GGCAGACAGGCGGCGAGACAGACAGCGTTGTGGAGAGCCTGACCGACGCCGACAGCGTTAAAGGGCTGGGAGACACGACGGACTTCCTCAACATG ACACACGTGATGAAGATGGACCCCGGCGATAAATCGCTCACCCTGTCTCCGGTTCAGAAG ATGTGGAGCAaaggtgaagaggaaggagaggaagatgacgaaggagagaaagaagaggacaatgttgacgaagaagaagaggaggaggaggaggaggaggaagaagaggataaTGACACGTCAGCTGAGACGGAGGGACCGTCCTCGAGTTTCGACGACTCGACTGAGAAACCAACGGAGGAGACTCAGAGTCCT CCTGAAGAGCTGAAAGAAGAGTCCATACCTGATGGGGAGCAGAAAG CAGCTGAAATCACGGAACAGCCCGACACTACAGgtcaagaaaagaaagatgacgGCACCAAACCAGCCAATGGGACGACAGAAAGCAACTCCAAAAGCCAATCAGGCGCCAACAAAAAG ctctctctcttcagaCGGCTGTCCTCCTCTAGGTCGAAGCAGACCGACAGGGACCAAACCCCAGCGGAGGCTGCCACCCGCGGGGATGCAGCCGTCCAGGGAGCGCcgccctctgctgctgctgctgctgggagcgGCGACACAGAGGCGAACGGAGGCGGAGCACAGCAAAGACCTCTACCATCTGGAGCCCGGGGGCCTCGCTCTGGTGCTTGCACAATACTGTGA
- the rpgrb gene encoding retinitis pigmentosa GTPase regulator b isoform X2 translates to MAGETEDEIPESGAVFTFGKSKFADNVPSKFWLKNDTPLKIACGDEHTALITENGKLFMFGSNNWGQLGLGSKVTVNKPTCVKALKSEKVQLVACGRNHTLICTAQGKVFASGGNSEGQLGLGDCEERTAFKRIDVFDSHGPIKMLAAGSNTSAALTESGKLFMWGDNTEGQIGLGKESHASSPQEVSVGRPISWVSCGYYHSALVTVDGALYTFGERDSGKLGLGTDQLQRHRVPQLVKSIKEPVIQVACGGGHTLALTEDDVFTFGLGQFGQLGHGTFSFESRLPRPVEHFKKGRVCQVACGENHSAVITDGGLLYTFGDGRHGKLGLGEENFTNQFKPTLCPRFLKYNVQAATCGGCHMVVLARPRDESCNDVSLEEDDMTEDYLEKPYVELLGGTADSSTLQRSLSARVRRREREKSPDQFGTMFRTLPAMMPGYLHPPLPISSQTIPPRLPPPELTHRKVLNGTHQHRSAGSNQQGQTGGETDSVVESLTDADSVKGLGDTTDFLNMTHVMKMDPGDKSLTLSPVQKMWSKGEEEGEEDDEGEKEEDNVDEEEEEEEEEEEEEDNDTSAETEGPSSSFDDSTEKPTEETQSPKPEELKEESIPDGEQKAAEITEQPDTTGQEKKDDGTKPANGTTESNSKSQSGANKKLSLFRRLSSSRSKQTDRDQTPAEAATRGDAAVQGAPPSAAAAAGSGDTEANGGGAQQRPLPSGARGPRSGACTIL, encoded by the exons ATGGCAGGGGAGACCGAGGACGAGATACCAG aatcAGGAGCGGTTTTCACTTTCGGAAAGAGCAAGTTTGCCGACAACGTTCCCAGTAAATTCTGGCTCAAAAATGACACCCCCTTAAAAATAGCCTGCGGGGACGAGCATACCGCCTTAATAACAG AAAATGGGAAACTCTTCATGTTTGGCAGCAACAACTGGGGCCAGCTTGGTCTGGGATCCAAAGTGACTGTGAACAAGCCCACTTGTGTCAAAG CTCTGAAGTCAGAGAAAGTCCAGCTTGTGGCCTGTGGAAGAAACCACACTCTCATCTGCACAG CTCAGGGAAAAGTGTTCGCCTCAGGCGGGAACAGTGAGGGTCAGCTGGGGCTCGGTGACTGCGAGGAGAGGACGGCCTTCAAGAGGATCGACGTCTTTGACTCACATGGACCAATCAAAATGCTCGCTGCCGGTTCAAACACCTCCGCCGCTCTCACAG agAGCGGTAAACTGTTCATGTGGGGCGACAACACGGAGGGTCAGATCGGTCTGGGGAAGGAGAGCCACGCCTCCTCGCCGCAGGAAGTCAGCGTGGGACGACCAATCAGCTGGGTGTCCTGTGGATACTACCACTCTGCCTTAGTGACAG tCGACGGAGCTCTGTACACGTTCGGAGAGCGCGACAGTGGTAAGCTGGGTCTGGGCACCGACCAACTGCAGCGACACCGAGTCCCTCAGCTGGTGAAGAGCATCAAGGAGCCGGTGATACAGGTGGCCTGCGGAGGTGGACACACGTTGGCACTCAcag AGGATGACGTCTTCACGTTCGGTCTCGGTCAGTTCGGACAGCTCGGTCATGGGACGTTCAGCTTCGAGTCGCGGCTGCCGCGGCCCGTCGAGCACTTCAAGAAGGGCCGGGTGTGTCAGGTGGCCTGTGGTGAAAACCACAGCGCTGTCATcacag ACGGCGGTTTGCTGTACACGTTTGGAGACGGCAGACACGGGAAACTGGGCCTGGGAGAAGAAAACTTCACCAACCAGTTTAAACCGACTCTGTGTCCACGCTTCCTCAAGTATAACGTTCAGGCA GCCACGTGCGGCGGCTGTCACATGGTGGTGTTGGCTCGGCCGCGAGACGAGAGCTGCAACGACGTGAGCCTGGAGGAAGACGACATGACAGAAGACTACCTGGAGAAGCCGTACGTGGAGCTGCTAGGGGGGACAGCCGACTCCTCCACCCTGCAGAGGAGCCTCTCTGCTCGGGTTcgcaggagagagagg GAGAAATCTCCGGACCAGTTCGGCACCATGTTCCGCACGCTGCCCGCTATGATGCCCGGCTACCTCCACCCGCCGCTGCCCATCTCCAGTCAGACCATCCCGCCGAGACTGCCTCCGCCCGAGCTGACCCACAGAAAGGTGCTCAACGGCACTCACCAACACAGGAGCGCAGGGTCAAACCAGCAGG GGCAGACAGGCGGCGAGACAGACAGCGTTGTGGAGAGCCTGACCGACGCCGACAGCGTTAAAGGGCTGGGAGACACGACGGACTTCCTCAACATG ACACACGTGATGAAGATGGACCCCGGCGATAAATCGCTCACCCTGTCTCCGGTTCAGAAG ATGTGGAGCAaaggtgaagaggaaggagaggaagatgacgaaggagagaaagaagaggacaatgttgacgaagaagaagaggaggaggaggaggaggaggaagaagaggataaTGACACGTCAGCTGAGACGGAGGGACCGTCCTCGAGTTTCGACGACTCGACTGAGAAACCAACGGAGGAGACTCAGAGTCCT AAGCCTGAAGAGCTGAAAGAAGAGTCCATACCTGATGGGGAGCAGAAAG CAGCTGAAATCACGGAACAGCCCGACACTACAGgtcaagaaaagaaagatgacgGCACCAAACCAGCCAATGGGACGACAGAAAGCAACTCCAAAAGCCAATCAGGCGCCAACAAAAAG ctctctctcttcagaCGGCTGTCCTCCTCTAGGTCGAAGCAGACCGACAGGGACCAAACCCCAGCGGAGGCTGCCACCCGCGGGGATGCAGCCGTCCAGGGAGCGCcgccctctgctgctgctgctgctgggagcgGCGACACAGAGGCGAACGGAGGCGGAGCACAGCAAAGACCTCTACCATCTGGAGCCCGGGGGCCTCGCTCTGGTGCTTGCACAATACTGTGA